The Lipingzhangella halophila genomic interval GCGGCCACCCGCCTGCTGGGCGGCGCCGGGGACCTGCGCGACCTCGGCGTGGAACGCTACGTCCGCGACGCGAAGGCCGCGCAGATCTACGACGGCACGAACGAGATCCAGCGGCTGCTGATCGCGCGCGACACCGACCGACGACTCGACTCCCTCGAAGGACGGACCCCGTGAGTACCGAGCAGCCACTGGCGGACCAGGTAGCCGTCGTCACCGGGGCGGGGCGCGGGATCGGCCGCGCCGCCGCGCTGGCCCTCGCGGAGGCTGGCGCCCACGTCGTCCTGGCCGCGCGCAGCGCGGACCAGCTCGAAGCGGTCGCCAGCGAGGTACGTGAACGGGGCCGGCGCGCGCTGGCCGTGCCCACCGACGTGACGGACGAGGCCGCTGTCGAGGAGCTCACCGCCCGGACACTGCGCGAGTTCTCCCGGGTGGACGTGCTGGTGAACAACTCCGGCATCCTGGCCAGCACTCCCCTGCTGGAGCAGAGCCCCGAAGAGTGGGACGCCGTGCACGCCACCAACGTGCGCGGGACGTTCCTGGTAACCCGCTCCATCGGCCGGCACCTCGTCGACCAGGGCCGCGGGAAGGTCATCAACATCGCGTCCAACTTCGCGTTCACCGGTGTCCCCATGCACGCGGCCTACTGCTCGTCCAAGGCCGCGGTCGTCGCGCTCACCCGCTCGCTGGCGGTGGAGTGGGCCCGGAAGGGAGTGCAGGTCAACGCGATCGCGCCGGGGTACTTCGCCACCGACCTGAACGCCGACGCCCGGGCCGACCAGGACACCTACGAACGGATCCTGCGGGGCGTACCGGCGCGCCGCATGGGCGACGTCGACGAGCTCAGCCCGTGGCTGGTGCTGCTGGCCGGCCCGTCCTCCGATTTCATGACGGGCGAAACCATCGTGATCGACGGCGGCCAGACCGCTCGATGAGACGTGCAGGACACACGAGAGGAGGGGCTGGTGGCTGACACCGACACACCCCGGACCGTGGCGGTCGTGGGAGCCGGCACGATGGGGACGGGTATCGCCGTCGTGAGCGCCCGCGCCGGGTTCCGCACCCTCATCCACGACGTGGATGAGACGGGGCTCGCCCGGGGGATCGACAGCGTCCGCGGGTTCCTACGCAAGAGCGCCAAGAAGGGCAAACTCACCGAGGAGCAGGCCGAGGCCGCCAGCGAGGCGGTGTCGGGAACAACGCGGCTCGACGATCTCGCCCCGGCCGACATCGTCGTGGAAGCGGTCCACGAGGACCTCGCCACCAAGCAGCAGTTGTTCGGCACGCTCGACGACATCGTGGCGCCCGAGACCCTGCTGCACACGAACACCTCGACGCTGCCCGTCACCGGGATCGCCGCCGGCTCGAAGCTGCCGGAACGGGTGGTGGGAACGCACTACTGCAATCCCGCACCCCTGATGAAGCTGGTCGAGGTCGCGCGCGGGCGGCGCACCGACGACTCTGCCTACGAGCGGACCGTGGAGTTCCTCGGCCAGGTGGGCAAGACGACGGTGCACACCGCGGACCGCCCCGGGTTCATCGTCAACCGGTTCCTCATCCCCTGGGAGAACGACGTCATCCGCGCGCTGGAATCCGGCCTGGGAACGATCGAGTCCATCGACCGGGCGGTCAGGGGGGCGCTGGGCCACCCCATGGGCCCGTTCGAACTGCTCGACATCGTCGGCCTGGACGTGCACCGCGAGGTCGCCATGCGGTTGTACGAGCAGTTCCGCGAGCAGCGGTTCGCGCCGCCCCCGCTGGTGGACCAGATGATCGCCGCCGGCGACCTCGGCCGCAAGACCGGGCGCGGGTTCTACACCTACGACGACAACCGGCTGTTCGGCACGTGAGCGAGACCGCGGGCGCGGAACACGAGTCAGGAGGTAGCATGCGCCGCTTCGAACGGGCCGCGGTCCTCGGGTACGGCACCATGGGCCGCGGGATCGCCCAGGTGCTGGCGTCCTCGGGACGCGCGGTCACCGTCTACGAGACGGACCAGGAACGCGTCGACGCGGGCCACGCCGCGGTCGGCGACTTCCTGCAGGAGGGGGTCCGCCGCGGCAAGGTCTCCGAACAGGAGCGCGCGGACACGCTGAGCCGGATCCGGGGCACCACCGACCTCGCCGACCTGGCCGGAAGCGACCTGGTCATCGAGGCCGTGGTGGAACAGCACGATGTCAAGGCCGACGTGCTGCCGCGGGTCGCGGACGCCGTCGGCCCCAACACGGTCCTGGCCAGCAACACGTCGGCCCTCGCGGTGACCGACCTGGCGGCCACCGTGCCGCATCCCGAACGGTTCGCGGGGCTGCACTTCTTCAACCCCGCCCCACTGATGTCCATCGTCGAGGTGGTGCGGGCCCTGCAGTCGGCGCCGGACGTGCTCTCCGACCTGGAGAACCTCTGCCACGACCTGGGCAAGTCTCCGGCTGTCGTGCCCGACCGGCCGGGTTTCCTGGTGAACCGGCTGCTCATGCCGTACCTGAACGACGTGGTCCAGGCCTATGACGACGGGCTCGCCAGCGCTGAGGACCTCGACACCGCGCTGGAACTGGGCCTCGGCTACCGGGTCGGCCCAATGCGGCTGCTCGACATGATCGGACTCGACGTGCACGAGCACGCCACCGCCAGCGCGCACGCCCAACTGCACGACTCCCGCTTCGCGCCTCCGCCGCTGCTGTCGCGGATGGTCGCCGCGGGGTACCTGGGCGACAAGGCCGGGAAGGGTTTCCGGGCCGGCGGCGGCGCCGGCCCGGACGACGCGACGTAGGGAGAACTCCTGTGGGCAGCTACACCGACATCCTGACCGAGGTGGACGGTCCCGTCCTGACCGTGACCCTGAACCGCCCCGACGCGGGCAACCGCTTCCGGGAGACCACGTGCCTGGAGCTGGCCGACGTCTTCCGGTGGTTCCGCTCGCAACGGGCACTCAGGGTGGCGATCCTGACCGGCGCCGGGGGCCGGTTCTTCTGCATCGGCGGGGAGCACGAGGAGACCGAGGGCCTGGGCTACGACCAGGTGCTGCCGATCATCGACGTTTACCAGGCGATCGACACGGTGGCCAAGCCGGTCGTCGCGGCGGTCAACGGTTTCGCCGTCGGGGGCGGCAACGTGCTGCACAACGTCTGCGACCTCTCGGTGGCCGCGGACACCGCGGTGTTCCGGCAGGTGGGTCCGATGGTCGGGAGCTACGACGCCGGCTACGGCACCTGGTACCTGGAGGACACGATCGGGCGCAAGCGCGCCAAGGAGATGTGGTACCTGAACCGCAAGTACTCGGCGGAGCAGGCCCTGGCGATGGGGCTGGTCAACGAGGTTGTCCCGGCCGCCGAGCTCCCGGAGCGGGCGCGGTCGGTGGCGGACGAGCTGGCCGCCCGGAGCCCGCTCGCGATCGGCGCACTCAAGGGCGCCTTCTCCGCCCGGCACAACGGTGTCTCGGGGCAGGCCCGGATGGCGCACGACCAGCAGCTCACGATGTACCTCACCACGGACGAAGCACACGAGACGAACGC includes:
- a CDS encoding SDR family NAD(P)-dependent oxidoreductase — encoded protein: MSTEQPLADQVAVVTGAGRGIGRAAALALAEAGAHVVLAARSADQLEAVASEVRERGRRALAVPTDVTDEAAVEELTARTLREFSRVDVLVNNSGILASTPLLEQSPEEWDAVHATNVRGTFLVTRSIGRHLVDQGRGKVINIASNFAFTGVPMHAAYCSSKAAVVALTRSLAVEWARKGVQVNAIAPGYFATDLNADARADQDTYERILRGVPARRMGDVDELSPWLVLLAGPSSDFMTGETIVIDGGQTAR
- a CDS encoding enoyl-CoA hydratase-related protein codes for the protein MGSYTDILTEVDGPVLTVTLNRPDAGNRFRETTCLELADVFRWFRSQRALRVAILTGAGGRFFCIGGEHEETEGLGYDQVLPIIDVYQAIDTVAKPVVAAVNGFAVGGGNVLHNVCDLSVAADTAVFRQVGPMVGSYDAGYGTWYLEDTIGRKRAKEMWYLNRKYSAEQALAMGLVNEVVPAAELPERARSVADELAARSPLAIGALKGAFSARHNGVSGQARMAHDQQLTMYLTTDEAHETNAAFQERRSPDPERFWS
- a CDS encoding 3-hydroxyacyl-CoA dehydrogenase family protein, which produces MRRFERAAVLGYGTMGRGIAQVLASSGRAVTVYETDQERVDAGHAAVGDFLQEGVRRGKVSEQERADTLSRIRGTTDLADLAGSDLVIEAVVEQHDVKADVLPRVADAVGPNTVLASNTSALAVTDLAATVPHPERFAGLHFFNPAPLMSIVEVVRALQSAPDVLSDLENLCHDLGKSPAVVPDRPGFLVNRLLMPYLNDVVQAYDDGLASAEDLDTALELGLGYRVGPMRLLDMIGLDVHEHATASAHAQLHDSRFAPPPLLSRMVAAGYLGDKAGKGFRAGGGAGPDDAT
- a CDS encoding 3-hydroxyacyl-CoA dehydrogenase family protein, which codes for MADTDTPRTVAVVGAGTMGTGIAVVSARAGFRTLIHDVDETGLARGIDSVRGFLRKSAKKGKLTEEQAEAASEAVSGTTRLDDLAPADIVVEAVHEDLATKQQLFGTLDDIVAPETLLHTNTSTLPVTGIAAGSKLPERVVGTHYCNPAPLMKLVEVARGRRTDDSAYERTVEFLGQVGKTTVHTADRPGFIVNRFLIPWENDVIRALESGLGTIESIDRAVRGALGHPMGPFELLDIVGLDVHREVAMRLYEQFREQRFAPPPLVDQMIAAGDLGRKTGRGFYTYDDNRLFGT